From Bacteroidales bacterium, a single genomic window includes:
- a CDS encoding helix-turn-helix domain-containing protein, whose protein sequence is MKNRIKLIIENEDISYSKFADLLGVERSGISHIINGRNKPSLEIVQKILETFSYINTDWLLFGKGSMKNTKYTEIQGDLFSKKDDKAVETENVKQKKEKINSISEKIIDDSMKKEKIMPSPKDNSQEKIIKKIVILYSDKTFIEYLPE, encoded by the coding sequence ATGAAAAACCGTATTAAATTGATAATTGAGAATGAAGATATCTCTTACAGTAAATTTGCCGATTTATTAGGTGTCGAGCGTTCCGGAATTTCACATATTATTAATGGTCGAAATAAACCGAGTTTAGAGATTGTTCAAAAAATACTGGAAACTTTCAGCTATATTAATACAGACTGGCTCCTATTCGGTAAAGGGAGCATGAAAAATACAAAATATACAGAAATACAGGGAGACTTATTTTCTAAAAAAGATGATAAAGCGGTTGAAACTGAGAATGTTAAGCAAAAAAAAGAGAAAATTAACTCAATTTCTGAGAAAATCATTGATGACAGTATGAAAAAAGAAAAAATAATGCCTTCTCCGAAAGATAATTCACAAGAGAAAATAATTAAAAAAATAGTAATCTTATATTCTGATAAAACATTTATTGAATATTTGCCGGAATAA
- the tilS gene encoding tRNA lysidine(34) synthetase TilS: MEKQVAKYINSQNLFSRKDKILIALSGGCDSVALTHLLEKLNYKITLAHCNFNLRAHESDTDELFVKKLAEKLKIQLFTKSFETKEFADSNNFSIEEAARILRYNWFEEIRLKESLDYIATAHHLDDKIETFFINLIAGTGIKGIRSIKEKNNKIVRPLLFAKKNEIELWCKKNSIEYRTDKSNYDTKFIRNKLRHKVIPIIKEINPSFSDTMLKNFDIFSEFEKIYNNYVHNAANKIISYRNNLIFLNIEQLKREDAPISSLFEILTAYGFNSAQTINIFKHIDTMQSGKIFISESYRLIKDRAHLIIKKNTKNNNTEYQINSVKKHISSPLPLKIDIQPNTPQFNILKEKNIAYFDADKVKFPLILRNKKKGDYFYPFGMKGKKPLSDYFTDIKLNIFEKEECYLLVSGKDILWIIGYRTDDRYKITEKTKRVLIIKQG; the protein is encoded by the coding sequence TTGGAAAAACAAGTTGCAAAATATATTAATTCACAGAACCTATTCTCAAGAAAAGATAAAATTCTTATTGCATTGAGCGGCGGATGCGATTCTGTTGCTCTTACTCATTTATTAGAAAAATTAAATTATAAAATTACACTTGCACATTGCAACTTCAACTTACGTGCACACGAATCTGATACAGATGAATTGTTTGTTAAAAAATTAGCCGAAAAATTAAAAATTCAACTATTCACAAAAAGCTTTGAAACTAAAGAATTTGCCGACAGTAATAACTTCTCGATCGAAGAAGCAGCAAGAATATTACGCTATAATTGGTTTGAAGAAATTCGCCTAAAAGAAAGCCTTGATTATATTGCCACAGCCCATCATTTAGATGATAAAATTGAAACTTTTTTTATAAATCTGATTGCAGGAACGGGTATTAAAGGCATCCGCAGCATTAAAGAAAAAAATAATAAAATTGTAAGACCTCTCCTTTTTGCGAAAAAAAATGAAATTGAATTGTGGTGTAAGAAAAACTCAATTGAATACAGAACCGATAAAAGTAATTATGATACCAAGTTCATTCGCAATAAATTAAGACACAAAGTTATACCGATAATAAAAGAAATAAACCCCTCTTTTTCGGATACTATGCTGAAAAACTTTGATATTTTCTCAGAGTTTGAAAAAATTTATAATAATTATGTCCATAATGCTGCAAACAAAATAATCTCTTATCGTAATAATCTCATTTTTTTAAACATAGAGCAGCTTAAAAGAGAAGATGCCCCCATAAGCTCATTATTTGAAATATTAACTGCTTACGGCTTTAATTCCGCACAAACAATTAATATTTTTAAGCATATAGATACCATGCAAAGCGGAAAAATATTTATTTCAGAAAGTTATAGGCTCATTAAAGACAGAGCACATCTAATAATTAAAAAGAATACAAAAAATAACAATACAGAATACCAAATTAATTCAGTAAAAAAACACATTAGCTCTCCCCTCCCCTTAAAGATTGATATACAGCCAAATACTCCTCAATTTAATATCTTAAAAGAAAAAAACATTGCATATTTTGATGCAGATAAAGTTAAATTTCCGCTTATCCTCAGAAATAAAAAAAAAGGAGATTACTTTTATCCTTTCGGTATGAAAGGTAAGAAGCCCCTAAGTGACTATTTTACTGATATTAAATTAAATATATTTGAAAAGGAAGAATGTTACTTATTAGTTTCCGGTAAAGATATTTTATGGATTATAGGTTACAGAACAGATGACAGATATAAAATTACCGAAAAAACAAAAAGAGTTTTAATAATCAAACAAGGGTAG